CATGCGCATGGTGGTTTGGACGATGATGGGAGAAATGGCGTTGGGCAGAATATAACGCAGGATGATGGAAAAGTGGGATTCTCCGATGGTTCGGGCCGCCGCCACGTAGTCGTTTTCCCGAACCGAAATGACCGCGCCGCGGGTGACCCGCGCGAACCCCGGAATGGAGTTGATCCCCGTGGCTATAATCAAATTGTGAAGGCTGGGGCCCAGGATGGCCACGATGGCCAGAGACAGAAGCATGCCCGGAAAAGCCAGCAGAATGTCGATGGCGCGCATGAGAACTTCATCGGGAAGCCCTCCGAAATATCCGCCGAGGGCGCCAAGAATGAGGCCGGCTATGAGGGAAAAGGCGATGGCGCCTGTTTGGATGATGAGAGAAACTCTCGCGCCGTAAAGAATACGGCTTAAAATATCGCGCCCATACTCGTCGCAGCCGAAAAAATGCTCCAGAGAAGGAGGGCTGTAGGACAAATCCAGGTTTTGCAGAAACGGATCGTACTGCGTCAGCAACGGCCCGAAAAGGGCCAGTATCAGATAGACGACCACGATGATGAAACCCAGAAGCGCCGTTTTGCTGCGAATCAGACGCAGCCAGATGATTTTGATTTGGGAAGCGCCCTGCAGAATGGCGGAAGGAGCGTTTTCTGTCATTTGAAGTCTCTCCTTAATCGTAGCGAATTCTCGGGTCCAGCAGAGCATACAGCAAATCGACGAACAGATTTGCGATAACGAAAATCAGGGCGATGATCAGAAGCGTCGCCTGGACGACAGGATAATCCCGCCCCAGAATCGCCTCCACCAAAAGGCGGCCCAGCCCGGGCCAGGCAAAAACGGACTCCGTGAGAACGGCTCCGGTCATGAGCGAGCCGATCTGCAGTCCAACAACGGTTACCGTCGGGATCATCGCGTTGCGCAGAGCGTGCCGGCAGATCACAATTCTTTCAGGCAGGCCCTTGCTGTGAGCCGTTGTAACGTAATCCTGCCCCAGGACGGCCATCATGCTGGAGCGCGTCATTCTGGCGATGATTCCCGCCGACCCCATTCCCAGCACAAAGGAGGGCATGATCAGGTGACGCCAGCTTCCCATGCCGTTGGAGGGAAGCCATCCCAGTATGACCGAAAAACACAGAATGAACAAAATAGCCAGCCAGAAAGCCGGCATCGAAATGCCGATGAGAGCGAAAAAAGTGGCGATATAG
The Synergistaceae bacterium genome window above contains:
- a CDS encoding ABC transporter permease, which codes for MTENAPSAILQGASQIKIIWLRLIRSKTALLGFIIVVVYLILALFGPLLTQYDPFLQNLDLSYSPPSLEHFFGCDEYGRDILSRILYGARVSLIIQTGAIAFSLIAGLILGALGGYFGGLPDEVLMRAIDILLAFPGMLLSLAIVAILGPSLHNLIIATGINSIPGFARVTRGAVISVRENDYVAAARTIGESHFSIILRYILPNAISPIIVQTTMRMATVLLTAASLGFLGLGVQPPSPEWGTMLSAARIYLRSAPFVAIFPGLAIMIVVLGFNFLGDGLQDALNPRLKIKGGRLNAGL
- a CDS encoding ABC transporter permease — protein: MGRYILRRILVSIPVVIGVSFLAFLVLHLTPGDPAVLLAGPDATPEIVMQVREKFGLNRPLYTQYFFFLKGLLNGSLTSMKYEVPVLSLIGKRLKNTAQLAGCAFCIAIALGMGAGILSALYRYTFIDYIATFFALIGISMPAFWLAILFILCFSVILGWLPSNGMGSWRHLIMPSFVLGMGSAGIIARMTRSSMMAVLGQDYVTTAHSKGLPERIVICRHALRNAMIPTVTVVGLQIGSLMTGAVLTESVFAWPGLGRLLVEAILGRDYPVVQATLLIIALIFVIANLFVDLLYALLDPRIRYD